Proteins found in one Miscanthus floridulus cultivar M001 chromosome 4, ASM1932011v1, whole genome shotgun sequence genomic segment:
- the LOC136548941 gene encoding uncharacterized protein, which translates to MTIYIKSINRNGWKVVETKIEIANLENLSTAKEVLLQNNNIALSAIQDALDERTFEQIKNIKMARGAWKKLEKSFEGTQAVKGAKAYILKEKFASFKMKKNESVPEMFHRLQRFDKFMVKKGYYARRKKSSSRNKDEARKCSKCGSKDHLIAQCPYNSENEDDDKKDKKKDKKEKKEKDNLTFKKKKKGDSYVITRDSDASSSDDDDSNDDKTTKKKALTSITINEKPSLFDTPSTCFMAKATKIKTCHDGCDEEHDNESESNDDDEPTKNELIDMLEDAKEHFDIKRRECKDLRKELKALKQAFDELIASYERQEMWQNCPK; encoded by the exons atgacaatatACATCAAGTCAATAAATAGAAATgggtggaaggtggtggagaccaagattgagatagctAATCTAGAGAATCTCTCCAcagccaaagaagtgcttctccaaaataataacattgctcttagtgccattcaagatgcattggatgagagaacatttgagcaaatcaagaatattaagatggctcgtggggcatggaagaagttagaaaaatcatttgagggcacacaaGCGGTGAAGGGTGCAAAAGCTTATATCcttaaggagaagtttgctagcttcaagatgaagaaaaatgagagtgtgccggagatgttccataggcttcaa agatttgacaaattcatggtgaagaagggctattatgcaagaaggaagaagtcatcatcaagAAACAAGGATGAAGCAAGGAAGTGCTccaagtgtggtagcaaggatcatcttattgcccaatgcccctacaatagtgagaatgaagatgatgataaaaaggacaagaagaaggacaagaaggagaagaaggagaaggataacttgaccttcaagaaaaagaagaagggtgactCATATGTGATCACtagggatagtgatgcttcctcaagtgatgatgatgatagtaatgatgacaagaccaccaagaagaaggctcttacaAGTATTAccattaatgagaagccttctctctttgacactccatcgacttgcttcatggctaaggccactaagataAAAACTTGtcatgatggatgtgatgaggaacatgataatgaaagtgaaagtaaTGATGACGATGAACCAACTAAaaatgaactaattgacatgttggaagatgctaaagaacattttgacattaagagaagggaatgcaaagacttgcgtaaggaactaaaagcccttaagcaagcctttgatgagctcattgCATCTTATGAGAGGCAAGAgatgtggcagaactgcccaaaaTAG